One part of the Marinobacter sp. MDS2 genome encodes these proteins:
- a CDS encoding phosphatidate cytidylyltransferase produces the protein MLKTRIITALILAPIAIGGIFFLPAFGFSLFTGAIIALGAWEWANMSGIEGQGGRVSYAVGVAILMALISQLNVPAVGVLSLAFAWWVVCFGLVSRYPRGSDSWGSTPIRALMGLFVLLPAWVGLNHLRTGVFEFGALTNSLLVILYIFLMVWVADIGAYFAGRAFGKAKLAPRVSPGKSWAGVWGGLVAVGVLALVASYIASASLHETLLLLVASLFTGFVSVLGDLLESMLKRFRGIKDSSQLLPGHGGIMDRIDSLTAAIPIFALIITLLGWLSAASVSV, from the coding sequence GTGCTTAAAACTCGAATTATTACTGCTCTTATCCTGGCCCCGATTGCGATCGGTGGCATCTTCTTTTTACCCGCGTTTGGCTTCTCGCTGTTTACCGGTGCCATCATTGCTCTTGGTGCTTGGGAGTGGGCAAACATGTCGGGTATTGAGGGGCAGGGTGGTCGCGTCTCATACGCTGTTGGCGTTGCCATTTTGATGGCCTTGATATCGCAGCTCAACGTGCCCGCCGTGGGGGTTTTGTCGTTGGCGTTTGCCTGGTGGGTGGTGTGTTTTGGCTTGGTCAGTCGTTACCCGCGAGGGTCTGACAGCTGGGGTTCCACGCCGATCAGGGCGCTAATGGGGCTGTTCGTACTTTTGCCGGCATGGGTCGGTTTGAATCATCTGCGCACTGGCGTGTTTGAATTTGGTGCTTTGACCAACAGTTTGCTGGTGATTCTGTATATCTTCCTGATGGTTTGGGTAGCGGACATCGGTGCGTATTTCGCCGGTCGGGCTTTCGGCAAGGCCAAGTTGGCGCCTCGGGTTAGCCCTGGGAAATCCTGGGCGGGTGTCTGGGGTGGTTTAGTGGCGGTTGGCGTGTTGGCCCTGGTTGCCAGTTATATTGCCAGTGCCAGTCTGCACGAAACTCTGTTGTTGCTCGTTGCCAGCCTGTTTACGGGCTTCGTGTCGGTGCTGGGCGACCTGCTGGAAAGCATGCTCAAGCGTTTCCGTGGCATTAAAGACAGCAGTCAGTTATTGCCCGGGCACGGTGGCATCATGGACCGGATTGACAGCCTCACCGCCGCCATCCCGATTTTTGCCTTAATCATTACCTTGCTCGGTTGGCTGAGCGCAGCCAGCGTGTCTGTATGA
- a CDS encoding isoprenyl transferase, whose translation MTDQITAEIPVTASNRPRHVAIIMDGNNRWAKARRLKGVAGHKAGVDAVKAVVETCARQGVEVLTLFAFSSENWRRPKDEVSALMRLFVIALEREVRKLHRNNIRLRIIGDRSAFNPLLQEHMEKAEALTRDNTAMTLVIAANYGGHWDITQATQAVAEKVRAGELAPSDITDDLIQQHLSIGDLPMPDLMIRTAGEQRISNFLLWHLAYTEFYFSDVFWPDFKAEEMVKALEAYGTRKRRFGQTDDQLESQATKQ comes from the coding sequence ATGACGGATCAAATAACCGCAGAAATTCCGGTGACGGCAAGCAATCGTCCCCGGCATGTGGCCATTATCATGGATGGCAACAATCGGTGGGCGAAAGCCCGGCGATTGAAGGGAGTCGCGGGCCATAAAGCAGGAGTGGATGCGGTTAAAGCCGTTGTTGAAACCTGTGCGCGGCAGGGCGTTGAGGTGCTTACCCTGTTTGCCTTCTCCAGTGAAAACTGGCGGCGCCCGAAAGACGAAGTGTCGGCGTTGATGCGCCTGTTTGTGATCGCGCTTGAGCGGGAGGTTCGAAAGCTTCACCGCAACAATATCCGGTTACGGATTATTGGCGACCGCTCCGCGTTCAATCCTTTGCTCCAGGAACACATGGAAAAAGCCGAGGCGCTTACTCGCGATAATACCGCGATGACGCTTGTGATCGCCGCCAATTATGGCGGGCACTGGGACATCACTCAGGCCACTCAAGCGGTTGCTGAAAAAGTTCGCGCGGGTGAGCTGGCTCCTTCCGATATTACCGATGATTTGATTCAGCAGCATTTGAGTATTGGCGATTTGCCGATGCCTGATTTGATGATTCGTACTGCTGGCGAACAGCGCATCAGTAACTTCTTGTTGTGGCACTTGGCCTATACGGAGTTTTACTTCTCCGACGTTTTCTGGCCCGATTTCAAAGCTGAAGAAATGGTGAAAGCGTTAGAGGCCTATGGCACCCGCAAGCGTCGTTTTGGCCAGACAGACGATCAGCTCGAATCTCAAGCCACAAAACAATAA
- the frr gene encoding ribosome recycling factor has protein sequence MIDDIKTEAEAKMQKSLEALTSAFNKIRTGRAHPAILDSVMVNYYGQDTPLKQVASVNVEDNRTLLVAPWEKSIISAIEKAIMMSDLGLNPSSNGDAIRVPMPMLTEQTRKEMVKQARGDAEQGRVSVRNARRDANGMLKDLLKEKEISEDDLRRGEDEIQKLTDKYIAEIEKMLKAKEEDLMAV, from the coding sequence GTGATTGACGATATTAAGACTGAAGCTGAAGCAAAAATGCAGAAGAGCCTTGAGGCGCTTACCTCGGCTTTCAATAAAATCCGTACCGGTCGCGCTCACCCTGCGATTCTCGATAGCGTTATGGTGAACTACTACGGCCAGGACACCCCGCTGAAGCAGGTGGCCAGCGTAAACGTGGAAGACAACCGCACGCTGCTGGTTGCACCGTGGGAAAAAAGCATCATTTCGGCCATTGAAAAAGCCATCATGATGTCGGATCTGGGCTTGAACCCGTCCAGTAACGGCGATGCCATTCGTGTTCCCATGCCAATGCTGACCGAGCAGACCCGTAAAGAAATGGTCAAGCAGGCGCGCGGTGACGCAGAGCAGGGGCGTGTATCGGTGCGTAATGCCCGCCGTGACGCGAACGGCATGCTGAAAGACCTTCTTAAAGAGAAGGAAATCAGCGAAGACGATCTGCGCCGTGGCGAAGACGAGATTCAGAAGCTGACTGATAAGTACATCGCCGAGATCGAAAAGATGCTCAAGGCGAAAGAAGAGGATCTGATGGCGGTTTAA
- the pyrH gene encoding UMP kinase, translated as MPTPTTSTNQPRYKRVLLKLSGEALMGEHEFGIDPKVLDRMALEIGALVGIGVQVALVIGGGNLFRGAALSEAGLDRVTGDHMGMLATVMNGLGMRDALERSNIRTRVMSAIPMSGIVEHYDRRRAVRDLKEGDVVIFSAGTGNPFFTTDSAACLRGIEIEADAVLKATKVDGVYNADPNLDPTAVKYDRLTYDEVLDRKLGVMDLTAICLARDHGMPLRVFDMNQPGVLTRIVTGEKEGTLIE; from the coding sequence ATGCCGACACCGACAACTTCAACCAATCAGCCCAGATATAAGCGTGTTCTGCTCAAGCTTAGTGGCGAAGCCCTGATGGGAGAGCACGAGTTCGGTATTGATCCTAAAGTACTTGACCGTATGGCATTGGAAATCGGAGCTCTTGTCGGTATCGGTGTGCAGGTTGCGCTGGTTATTGGTGGTGGCAATCTGTTCCGTGGTGCGGCGTTGAGCGAGGCTGGTCTGGATCGGGTGACTGGCGACCACATGGGTATGCTGGCCACTGTGATGAATGGCCTGGGGATGCGCGACGCGCTGGAACGTTCAAACATCCGTACCCGGGTTATGTCTGCGATCCCCATGAGCGGAATTGTCGAGCATTACGACCGCCGTCGCGCTGTTCGCGATTTGAAAGAAGGCGATGTGGTGATCTTCAGTGCGGGAACCGGCAATCCTTTCTTTACCACCGACTCGGCCGCTTGTCTTCGCGGTATTGAAATTGAGGCGGATGCCGTTCTGAAAGCGACCAAAGTGGATGGTGTGTATAACGCGGATCCCAATCTGGACCCCACCGCAGTAAAATACGACCGCCTGACCTACGATGAAGTTTTGGATCGCAAGCTTGGCGTGATGGATCTTACCGCCATCTGTCTGGCTCGTGATCACGGCATGCCATTGCGTGTTTTCGATATGAACCAGCCAGGTGTTCTCACCCGCATTGTGACCGGTGAGAAAGAAGGCACATTGATTGAGTAA
- the tsf gene encoding translation elongation factor Ts, whose protein sequence is MAAITAAMVKELRERTGLGMMECKKALVEAGGSVDAAIEELRKSSGLKAAKKAGRTAAEGVSLVKVSDDKTVAFILEVNSETDFVARDDNFMNFANDVLNVAFEKGETDVAKLMEGELESKREALVQKIGENITVRRLVKVEGPVVGGYVHSNSKIASVVALSAGTEELARDIAMHVAAVNPRVGKPEDMPADELAKEEAIIKSQPDMEGKPAEIVEKMMGGRIKKFLAENSLIEQPFVKNPEQKVGELIKAAGGELVGFTRLEVGEGIEKEEVDFAAEVAAAAGTGKA, encoded by the coding sequence ATGGCTGCAATTACCGCTGCAATGGTCAAAGAGCTGCGTGAGCGCACTGGTCTTGGCATGATGGAGTGCAAAAAAGCACTGGTTGAAGCCGGCGGCAGTGTTGATGCTGCAATCGAAGAGCTTCGTAAGTCATCTGGCCTGAAGGCTGCTAAAAAAGCCGGTCGTACCGCTGCTGAAGGTGTGTCTTTGGTTAAGGTTTCCGACGACAAGACCGTTGCCTTCATTCTGGAAGTTAACTCCGAAACTGACTTCGTTGCCCGTGACGACAACTTCATGAACTTCGCCAACGACGTGCTGAACGTTGCGTTCGAAAAAGGCGAAACTGACGTTGCCAAGCTGATGGAAGGCGAGCTGGAAAGCAAGCGTGAAGCGCTGGTTCAGAAGATCGGTGAAAACATTACTGTTCGTCGTCTGGTGAAGGTGGAAGGTCCGGTTGTTGGTGGATACGTTCACAGCAACAGCAAGATCGCTTCTGTTGTCGCTCTGAGTGCTGGTACTGAAGAACTGGCCCGCGACATTGCTATGCACGTAGCTGCGGTTAACCCGCGTGTTGGCAAGCCGGAAGATATGCCTGCTGACGAGCTGGCTAAAGAAGAAGCCATCATCAAATCTCAGCCTGATATGGAAGGCAAGCCTGCCGAAATCGTTGAAAAGATGATGGGCGGCCGTATCAAGAAGTTCCTGGCTGAAAACAGCCTGATCGAACAGCCTTTCGTTAAGAACCCTGAGCAGAAAGTGGGTGAGTTGATCAAAGCCGCAGGCGGCGAACTGGTTGGCTTTACTCGTCTGGAAGTGGGTGAAGGCATCGAAAAAGAAGAAGTGGATTTTGCTGCTGAAGTGGCTGCGGCCGCTGGCACAGGCAAGGCCTGA
- the rpsB gene encoding 30S ribosomal protein S2 translates to MAQVNMRDLLKAGAHFGHQTRYWNPKMGKYIFGARNKIHIINLEQTVPAMNQALDFIQQLTESKNKILFVGTKRAAAKIIKEEALRSNQPYVNHRWLGGMLTNYKTIRQSIRRYRDLEAQSKDGTFDKLTKKEALERTREMDKLERSIGGIKDMGGLPDALFVVDVDHERIAIKEANKLGIPVIGVVDTNSDPDGVDYVIPGNDDAIRAIQIYVKAVADTCLESSQTAGGADEFVEVSEDAQGAAPAAE, encoded by the coding sequence ATGGCTCAGGTAAATATGCGTGACCTGCTGAAAGCAGGTGCTCACTTTGGACACCAAACCCGTTACTGGAACCCGAAGATGGGTAAGTACATCTTTGGTGCTCGTAACAAGATTCATATCATCAACCTTGAGCAGACTGTTCCTGCGATGAACCAGGCGCTGGATTTCATTCAGCAGCTGACCGAAAGCAAGAACAAGATCCTGTTTGTGGGTACCAAGCGTGCCGCAGCCAAGATCATCAAGGAAGAAGCACTGCGTTCTAACCAGCCGTACGTTAACCATCGCTGGTTGGGTGGCATGCTCACCAACTACAAGACCATCCGTCAGTCTATCCGTCGCTACCGTGATCTGGAAGCCCAGAGCAAAGACGGTACTTTCGACAAGCTGACCAAGAAAGAAGCTCTTGAGCGTACCCGCGAGATGGATAAGCTTGAGCGTTCTATCGGTGGTATCAAAGACATGGGCGGCCTGCCAGACGCGCTGTTCGTTGTTGACGTAGACCACGAGCGTATCGCTATAAAAGAAGCGAACAAGCTGGGTATCCCTGTTATTGGTGTTGTTGATACCAACAGCGATCCTGACGGCGTTGACTACGTAATCCCGGGTAACGACGACGCAATCCGCGCTATCCAGATCTACGTAAAAGCAGTTGCTGATACATGCCTGGAGTCTTCCCAGACTGCCGGCGGCGCTGACGAGTTTGTAGAAGTTAGCGAAGATGCCCAAGGCGCTGCTCCAGCTGCCGAGTAA
- the map gene encoding type I methionyl aminopeptidase has protein sequence MQVSIKTPEEIEKMRVAGRLAAEVLEMIGEHVKPGVTTEELDRICHDHIVNKQQAIPAPLNYKGFPKSICTSVNHVVCHGIPTDKKVLKDGDVINIDVTVIKDGYHGDTSKMWVVGKPKPGSERLIQITQECLYKGIELVKPGARLGDIGHVIQKHAEKHRYSVVRDYCGHGIGAVFHEEPQVMHYGTPGTGLELKEGMTFTIEPMLNQGKYHTKLLADGWTAVTKDHKLSAQWEHTILVTADGHEVLTKRSEESF, from the coding sequence ATGCAAGTATCTATTAAGACCCCCGAAGAAATCGAAAAGATGCGGGTAGCCGGCCGCCTGGCAGCGGAAGTTCTTGAAATGATCGGCGAGCACGTCAAACCCGGCGTTACCACCGAAGAGCTTGACCGCATTTGCCACGACCACATTGTTAACAAGCAGCAGGCCATTCCCGCTCCGCTGAACTACAAAGGTTTCCCGAAGTCTATCTGCACCTCGGTTAACCACGTGGTGTGCCACGGCATCCCGACCGACAAGAAAGTTCTGAAGGACGGCGATGTCATCAACATCGACGTAACCGTCATCAAAGACGGCTACCACGGCGACACCAGTAAGATGTGGGTTGTCGGCAAGCCCAAACCCGGTTCTGAGCGCCTGATCCAGATCACCCAGGAATGCCTGTACAAAGGCATTGAACTGGTCAAGCCCGGCGCCCGCCTTGGCGACATTGGTCACGTTATTCAGAAGCACGCCGAGAAGCATCGCTACTCTGTGGTTCGGGATTACTGCGGTCATGGCATCGGCGCCGTGTTCCACGAAGAGCCTCAGGTTATGCACTACGGCACACCGGGCACTGGCCTTGAGCTCAAAGAAGGCATGACGTTCACCATTGAGCCGATGCTGAACCAAGGAAAGTACCACACCAAGCTTCTGGCTGACGGGTGGACTGCGGTCACCAAAGATCACAAATTGTCAGCCCAGTGGGAACACACCATTCTGGTAACCGCAGACGGTCATGAAGTTCTGACCAAGCGTTCAGAAGAGTCCTTCTAA